Proteins found in one Vicia villosa cultivar HV-30 ecotype Madison, WI unplaced genomic scaffold, Vvil1.0 ctg.003351F_1_1, whole genome shotgun sequence genomic segment:
- the LOC131640869 gene encoding wound-induced basic protein — translation MIYDVNSPLFRSFLSQKGGSSDKRKNEEQKPKEQRFKANENKPVMTE, via the exons ATGATTTACGACGTTAACTCCCCTCTTTTCCGATCCTTCCTCAGCCAGAAGGGAGGCTCCTCAGATAAGAG gaaaaaCGAGGAGCAGAAGCCTAAAGAACAAAGATTCAAAGCCAATGAGAACAAGCCTGTTATGACAGAGTGA